TGATATCGGTGGACTCAATTTGTATGCTTGGAATACGACGGTTTTTATTTTAGCTTCTATTCTCTTTTCCGCGGTGACGTCTCGTTTATTGAGCAAATTTGCGCCTCGTAATAGTTACTTGCTTGCAACGCTCTGCTTTTTAGTCGGTTCCGTTATCTGTGCCACAGCACCTTCTATGCAAATATTATTATTCGGCCGATTTGTTCAAGGAGCGGGTGGCGGTATGTTGCTTGCACTGGCTTATTCGTTAGTCAGAGTGATGTTTCCACAACCACTTTGGTCTAGAGCGATGGCATTAATGTCAAGTATGTGGGGAATATCAACACTATTAGGCCCTGCATTAGGTGGAATATTTGCAGAATATGATATTTGGCGTGGCGCATTTTGGTCTATTTTAGTCGTTGGCATTCCTTACGCCATTTTATTATTTACTATTCTGCCGACAGAAAATGTGACCGATAATATCGTCGCAAAATCCCCTTTACCCTATCAGCAACTTTTTCTATTAATGTTTGCTGTATTATCTATTTCAATCGGCGGTCTTTATAACATCACGTTGTATCACGTATTATCATTTTTACTTGCTATTATCTTTATATTGCTTTTAATACACATAGATAAAAAATCAAATGATGGCTTATTTCCTAAAGGGACATTCTCTTTTTCTGCACCTTTAGCCCCAATTTATCTCACCATGGCATTATTGGGTATCAGTGTACAAACCGAAGTTTTTGTGCCCTATTTTTTACAAACCATTCATAATATTACCCCATTACTTTCCGGTTATTTAGCGGCATTAGTGGGCGCAGGTTGGTCTTTTTCTGCGATTATTTCTTCATCAAGTCAACAATATACCGCTCAACGTTTAATGCGCTTTGGCCCTATAATTAACTTTTCTGCAATAGTTATTCTCGGTTTATTTATATCCAATAGTGTCACATTACCTTATGGGCAGATTATCGTTATTTGTGTAGCACTCTTTTTTACTGGCGCAGGAATTGGTATGGCTTGGCCTCATTATTTAACCCGTGTATTACATGTTTCTCAGGGGCAAGAAGCCCAAAAAGCAGCAACATCAATTACAACGATCCAATTATTTTCAGCCGCAGTTGGCGCTTCAATATCAGGTACTGTCGTTAATATGGCAGGATTAACCGATCCTGGAGGCATTATTGGTGCAAAAAATGCCGCACATTGGTTATTTATTATTTTTGCAGTAACTCCGCTAATTGCTTTCTTTACAGCACAAATAGTCGTGTCTCGAACCTCAAAAAATTAACCTATTTCATTTCTAAAAAATAACAAAGCCTCTTTAATGAGGCCTTGTTATTGTCCAAACTATTTTACATTAATACTTTTCAAAGTTTTCTTGGATCTTCGCAGGATCTTGAGTTTGTGTGAGTGATAATTGTAATAATACTCTCGCTTTTTGTGGGTTCAGGCGTTCTGATGCCACAAAACCGTATTTCGCATCATCAACTTCGCCATTTTGTGTCGTAAAACCTACTGGAACACGACTTGCACGAACTACGACAACACCTTTTTTAGCGCCATCGGCTAAAGTATCAAAAATATCAGTATATAAATTACCGTTACCCACACCTGCGCTCACAATGCCTTTGTAGTCATTATCAATAAAGGCTTTAGCCGGTAAATCTGATGCATTTGAGTAGTTATATACGATACCAACCTTAGGTAATTCAGTCAGTTTACTTACATCAAAGATTGGCTTATCGGCACGAGGTAATGCGGCTGTATAAAAATGAACTTTTCCGTTGTGTACATAGCCTTGAGCCCCTGCATTAATAGGTTGGAATGCTTGTACTTCCGTTGTATTCATTTTCACAACATCTTTACCACTGATAACCGAATTATTCATAGTGACCAACACACCACGATTTTCAGACGCTTTATCACTGGCAATCACAACCGCATTAAAAAGATTCAAAGGACCTTCAGCGCCTAATGCCGTTGCAGGACGCATTGCACCAACCATAACAACCGGTTTTTTACAGGCTGTTGTTAAATCCAGAAAGTAAGCCGTCTCTTCCATGGTATCCGTACCATGAGTAATCACAAACCCGTCTGTTTTATCACAATCTGCATTAATTTTATTAGCCAGCTTTAGCCATACTTGGTCATTCATATCTTGAGAACCAATGTTAACGACTTGCTCACCTTTTAAATTGGCCACTTTCTTAGCCTCAGGTACGGCATTAATCAGCGTATCAATACCTAATTTACCCGCTGTATAACTTGATGTTGTTGCTGAATCGCCACCACCGGCAATAGTGCCCCCGGTTGCTAAAATGGTCACATTAGGTAAGGCGAAAACAGAACCACTGACTACAGCTAATAAACTGGCAAGCAATGTTTTTTTCATCATCGAACTGATCCCTTATGAGTTTATAAATAAATCCAATTATGATGATTTGTTCTCATTAATTCCGTGATTAATCAAACGTATTTATTAAAAAAACTCATATATTAAATAATTAATTAGTAATGAATATGGTTAGTCTGTTCTAAATGAGAGAAATTATTAGTGCTTAACAGGGGATTTCAGTATCATGTTCCCCTAACTATCACCCGCAAAATATTAATGAAACCTGCCATGTCACAAACATTCATTCCTGGCAAAGATGCCGCACTGGAAGATTCTATCGCTAACTTTCAGAAAAAATTAACCGACTTAGGCTTTAACATTGGAAGAAGCTTCATGGTTAAACCCCGTTCCTAATGTCTGGTCTGTTCATATTCGCGATAAAGATTGCCCTTTATGTTTTACTAATGGTAAAGGTGCTAGTAAAAAAGCGGCTTTAGCCTCTGCACTGGGCGAATATTTTGAACGTCTTTCAACAAACTATTTCTTTTCTGATTTCTGGCTAGGTGCTGATATTGCAGAAGGTGAGTTTGTTCACTATCCAAATGAAAAATGGTTCCCACTTACAGATGACGATTCAGTACCAGAAGGCTTACTAGATAGTCGTTTACGTGAGTTTTACGATCCTGAAGGTGAATTATGTGGTAGCGAATTAGTCGATCTACAATCGAGTAACCATGATCGTGGAATTTGTGCCCTACCATTTATACGTCAATCTGATGAAAAACCTGTTTTTATTCCTGTAAATATTATCGCTAACTTGTATGCCTCTAACGGTATGTCAGCGGGTAATACAAAAAATGAAGCTCGAGTCCAAGGACTTTCAGAAGTTTTTGAGCGCTATGTAAAAAACCGCATTATCACCGAAAGAATCAGCTTACCTGAAATTCCTAATGAAGTTTTAGCTCGCTACCCTGCAGTTATTGAGGCGATTGAAACATTAGAACAAGAAGGTTTCCCAATCTTTAGTTTTGATGCCTCTTTAGGGGGGCAATTCCCTGTTATTTGTGTCGTGTTATTTAACCCACAAAATGGAACTTGCTTCGCTTCTTTTGGCGCTCATCCTGATTTCGGTGTGGCTTTAGAGCGTACCGTCACTGAGTTATTACAAGGCCGTAGCCTTAAAGATCTTGATGTTTTCAACCCACCAAGCTTTGATGATGAAGAAGTGGGTGATCACACCAACCTTGAAACACACTTTATTGATTCAAGTGGTTTAATTAGTTGGGATCTATTTAAAAAAGAGGCCGATTATGCTTTCACAGATTGGGATTTCAGTGGGACAACCGAAGAAGAATTTCATACCTTAATGGCGCTGTGCCAACAATGTGATGCTGAAGTCTATATTATGGATTACTCACACTTAGGCGTTTATGCGTGTCGTATTTTAGTACCTGGTTTATCGGATATTTACCCTGCAGAAGATCTACAATTAGCCAATAACATTATGGGTGTACATTGGCGCGATACTATTCTTTCATTACCAACAAGCGAAGGCACAAAAGAAGAATATTTATCACTTATCAGTCAATTTGATGAAGATGGTTTAGACGACTTTACTCGTATCAGAGAAATGATTGGTATTGCACCGGGTAAAGATAATGGTTGGAGCCATCTACGTGTCGGTGAATTAAAATCCATGCTTGCACTTGCGGGGGGCGATCTTGACCAAGCGCTTGTTTGGGTTGAATGGACTCAAGATTTCAACGCTTCTTTATTTACGTCAGAACGCCAAAATTATTATCGTTGCTTGCACAATCTCTTATTATTACAACAAGAGACTGAACGTGAACCCGCACAATACATGTATGCATTCTCTCGTATGTATGGAGAAGAAACATTACAAGCAGCCTTAAACGCAATGCAAGGTAAACAAGCATTTTATGGTTTACAGCCTATTGATGCCGATTTAACAAATTTACCTATTCATCAGTCACTACTTGCTGCTTATGAAAAATTGCAAAAAGCAAAACGTCAATCGAACAAATAAGCCTATTTTATTTAAGATGATTTATTAAATAAACACTCAATTTAACTGAATAATAAGCGCGTATTTGAATTAAAACACTCTATTGAAAAGTAGAGTGTTTTATTTTGCTAAAAATAAATTTTTGACAAATATGTCAACATGACAAATATGTCACCTGACAAAATTGCCAAAATATGGCAAAAGTGACGAATTATGACATTTAATATGACGCTACAAATAAATATTGAATTTTTCAACCAAGAATATTACTTAAATATGGTTTAAATTGCTATTTGTTTAACCAGATCTCAAAAAAATAAAAACCTTATTTTTATAATGGTTATATGTCTGGAGTAATCAATAATGATTAACCACAAATAAAGTAATGTTTATATTTATGGCAAAAGTAAATAAGGCGTTAAATTTGATTTTTAATTCTTAACATACGAGGTCTAAATAATACTTTATCTTTACTTTTTACTTTATTTATCCAGCTAGTCTAAAATTTTTTGATAATTTTTAAAAAATTTTTTTATTTTATTAATCAAATAGTTATAGCATAAACAACGGGTTTTTACGCACTAAAAACGGGTTTCTAATGAGCGACCATGATCCATATCAATTTTAGAAGTAAGCCCCTTTGCTACTATTATTGCGTGCTATAATTATTCCAACATATAAGAGAGTGTTAGTATGAAAGCTGACAGCCCTTTTAATTTATTATCACCTGCTGATATGGCAAAATTTGCCGATGATGCATGTTGTTATAAAGCAAATAAACATATTCCAACGACTTACTTATCTGCATTTACTGCGGGAATGTTTATATCAATTGCTTTTGTTTTTTATATTACTGCTACTACAGGCACCGCATCTGTTCCATTTGGGCTGGCTAAATTAGTTGGCGGGATCTGCTTCTCTCTGGGGTTAATGCTCGTTGTCGTTTGTGGCGCGGACTTATTCACCTCAACTGTTCTGACTATTATTCCTAAAGCAACTGGACGTATATCTTGGGGCAAAATGTTTGCTAACTGGATAAATGTCTATCTTGGTAACTTCGTTGGCGCACTCTTTTTTGTCGCATTAATGTGGTTTGCGGGCCAACATATGGCTGCAAATGGGCTTTGGGGGCTAAATGTTTTACAAACAGCACAACATAAAGTTGAACACACTTTTATTGAAGCCGTCTGTTTAGGTATTTTAGCTAACTTAATGGTTTGTCTTGCAGTATGGATGAGCTATGCAGGTCGTACACTTATTGATAAGCTTTTTGCACTGATATTACCTATCGGTATGTTCGTTGCTAGCGGTTTTGAGCACAGTATCGCTAACATGTTTCTTATTCCATTAGGTATTGTTATTAAGAATTTTGCACCCACAGAATTCTGGACTAAAGTAGGTGCATCACCCGAACAATTTTCAAATTTAACGGTATCAAATTTCCTCTCTGACAATTTATTACCAGTCACTATCGGTAACATTATTGGCGGAGCAGTCCTAGTCGGTCTGGTATACTGGTTAATGCATCTGCGCGGTGACAAACATTAATCCGTGCAGGTATGACTGATTTCTTAAGTTCCATTGTAAAAAGGTAGAAGTATCATGTCTGATTTAAATGAAAAATTTGCTGAAGCATGGAAAGGTTTTTCTGAAGGTGAATGGCAGAACGGTGTTAACGTTCGTGATTTTATCCAAAAAAACTATACTCCATATGAAGGCGACGAATCTTTCCTAGCAGGTTCCACTAAAGCAACTGATACACTTTGGGAACAAGTTATGGAAGGCATCAAAATCGAAAACCGTACGCATGCGCCGGTTGATTTTGATACTTCTGTTGCTTCAACTATCACATCTCACGATGCAGGTTACATCGCTAAAGATTTAGAACAAATCGTAGGTTTACAGACTGATGCACCTCTGAAACGTGCGATCATCCCATTCGGTGGTATCCGTATGGTTGAAAGTTCTTGCCACGCTTACAACCGTGAGCTGGATCCAGAACTGAAAAAAATCTTTACTGATTATCGTAAAACTCATAACCAAGGCGTTTTCGATGTTTATACTCCAGACATCTTAAAATGCCGTAAATCTGGTATCTTAACTGGCTTACCAGATGCTTATGGTCGTGGCCGTATCATCGGTGACTACCGTCGTGTTGCTCTGTACGGTATCGACTTCCTGCGTAAAGACAAATTCGCTCAATTCACTTCTTTACAAGAAAGAATGGAAAAAGGCGAAGATCTGGAAATGACTATCCAACTGCGTGAAGAAATCGCAGAGCAGCATGCTGCTTTAGGTCAAATCCAAGAAATGGCTGCGAAATACGGTTACGATATTTCTCGTCCTGCTCAAAACGCAAAAGAAGCAGTACAATGGACTTACTTCGGTTACTTAGCTGCTGTTAAATCTCAAAACGGTGCAGCAATGTCATTTGGTCGTGTATCTACGTTCTTAGATATCTACATCCAACGTGATATTGAAGCAGGTTTACTGACAGAAGAACAAGCTCAGGAATTAATT
This genomic stretch from Proteus vulgaris harbors:
- a CDS encoding MFS-family transporter, whose product is MSGSVNKKEEASWGMLLHGKNSLKSLALAGGVALHAINVYITITTLPSVVRDIGGLNLYAWNTTVFILASILFSAVTSRLLSKFAPRNSYLLATLCFLVGSVICATAPSMQILLFGRFVQGAGGGMLLALAYSLVRVMFPQPLWSRAMALMSSMWGISTLLGPALGGIFAEYDIWRGAFWSILVVGIPYAILLFTILPTENVTDNIVAKSPLPYQQLFLLMFAVLSISIGGLYNITLYHVLSFLLAIIFILLLIHIDKKSNDGLFPKGTFSFSAPLAPIYLTMALLGISVQTEVFVPYFLQTIHNITPLLSGYLAALVGAGWSFSAIISSSSQQYTAQRLMRFGPIINFSAIVILGLFISNSVTLPYGQIIVICVALFFTGAGIGMAWPHYLTRVLHVSQGQEAQKAATSITTIQLFSAAVGASISGTVVNMAGLTDPGGIIGAKNAAHWLFIIFAVTPLIAFFTAQIVVSRTSKN
- a CDS encoding YcaO-like family, with protein sequence MEEASWLNPVPNVWSVHIRDKDCPLCFTNGKGASKKAALASALGEYFERLSTNYFFSDFWLGADIAEGEFVHYPNEKWFPLTDDDSVPEGLLDSRLREFYDPEGELCGSELVDLQSSNHDRGICALPFIRQSDEKPVFIPVNIIANLYASNGMSAGNTKNEARVQGLSEVFERYVKNRIITERISLPEIPNEVLARYPAVIEAIETLEQEGFPIFSFDASLGGQFPVICVVLFNPQNGTCFASFGAHPDFGVALERTVTELLQGRSLKDLDVFNPPSFDDEEVGDHTNLETHFIDSSGLISWDLFKKEADYAFTDWDFSGTTEEEFHTLMALCQQCDAEVYIMDYSHLGVYACRILVPGLSDIYPAEDLQLANNIMGVHWRDTILSLPTSEGTKEEYLSLISQFDEDGLDDFTRIREMIGIAPGKDNGWSHLRVGELKSMLALAGGDLDQALVWVEWTQDFNASLFTSERQNYYRCLHNLLLLQQETEREPAQYMYAFSRMYGEETLQAALNAMQGKQAFYGLQPIDADLTNLPIHQSLLAAYEKLQKAKRQSNK
- the ansB gene encoding L-asparaginase II, which encodes MMKKTLLASLLAVVSGSVFALPNVTILATGGTIAGGGDSATTSSYTAGKLGIDTLINAVPEAKKVANLKGEQVVNIGSQDMNDQVWLKLANKINADCDKTDGFVITHGTDTMEETAYFLDLTTACKKPVVMVGAMRPATALGAEGPLNLFNAVVIASDKASENRGVLVTMNNSVISGKDVVKMNTTEVQAFQPINAGAQGYVHNGKVHFYTAALPRADKPIFDVSKLTELPKVGIVYNYSNASDLPAKAFIDNDYKGIVSAGVGNGNLYTDIFDTLADGAKKGVVVVRASRVPVGFTTQNGEVDDAKYGFVASERLNPQKARVLLQLSLTQTQDPAKIQENFEKY
- the focA gene encoding putative formate transporter, whose protein sequence is MKADSPFNLLSPADMAKFADDACCYKANKHIPTTYLSAFTAGMFISIAFVFYITATTGTASVPFGLAKLVGGICFSLGLMLVVVCGADLFTSTVLTIIPKATGRISWGKMFANWINVYLGNFVGALFFVALMWFAGQHMAANGLWGLNVLQTAQHKVEHTFIEAVCLGILANLMVCLAVWMSYAGRTLIDKLFALILPIGMFVASGFEHSIANMFLIPLGIVIKNFAPTEFWTKVGASPEQFSNLTVSNFLSDNLLPVTIGNIIGGAVLVGLVYWLMHLRGDKH